One part of the Solanum dulcamara chromosome 8, daSolDulc1.2, whole genome shotgun sequence genome encodes these proteins:
- the LOC129899356 gene encoding UDP-glycosyltransferase 73C3-like has product MASELRLEELNFVLIPLLAASHIIPMVDMAKLLAQRGVTVTLVMTPFNAIRFTAVIDRAIGSGLLIRVLELRFPAKEAGLPEGCESVDVLPGLAYRRNFFTAIDMLQDQAEKLLQEMKPKPSCIISDTHIAWTAETAGKFQIPRIIFDGMSCFNQLCMHNLYIMKDQNRIPESGHFVIPDLPDRIEVTKVQLPGAFNPATLCVQDIRDKIRAAETSAYGVLINTFEGLEQRYVDEFKKLKNGRVWCIGPLSLCNKDSLDKTQRGNKAPFDEEDSLKKWLDSWQPETVVYACLGSLGRITIVQFVELALGLEESGCPFILVIKAGEGQAPIEDWITENGFEERTKERGFLIRGWAPQVLILSHPAIGGFLTHCGWNSTLEGISAGVPMITWPLFAEQFLNERFLVNVLKTGISVGSQEVVHLGEEEKYKVQVSKEEVTKAIKEVMGKEKEGNNGRKRAKEVGEMAKRSIEEGGSSHLSLTLLIKEVQEFQLNQSAYNEYAQVCNVL; this is encoded by the coding sequence ATGGCTTCAGAGTTGAGATTAGAAGAGCTAAACTTTGTTTTGATACCTTTGCTTGCTGCAAGTCACATCATACCCATGGTGGACATGGCCAAATTGTTAGCACAAAGAGGCGTGACTGTTACTTTAGTCATGACACCCTTCAATGCTATCCGATTCACTGCAGTAATTGATAGAGCCATCGGTTCTGGACTCCTCATTCGAGTACTTGAACTCCGATTTCCAGCCAAGGAAGCGGGATTGCCAGAAGGATGTGAAAGCGTGGATGTTCTGCCCGGTTTAGCTTATCGAAGAAATTTCTTTACTGCAATTGATATGCTACAAGACCAAGCCGAAAAATTGCTTCAAGAGATGAAGCCTAAGCCGAGTTGCATTATTTCTGATACACATATTGCTTGGACAGCTGAGACAGCTGGTAAGTTTCAGATTCCGAGAATCATTTTTGATGGAATGAGTTGTTTCAACCAATTATGTATGCATAATTTGTACATAATGAAGGATCAAAACAGAATTCCCGAATCAGGGCATTTTGTCATCCCTGATTTGCCTGATAGAATTGAAGTAACTAAAGTTCAGCTGCCTGGAGCATTCAATCCAGCAACACTTTGTGTAcaagatatccgagacaagaTACGAGCAGCTGAAACAAGTGCATATGGGGTTTTAATCAATACTTTCGAGGGATTGGAACAAAGGTACGTTGATGAAtttaaaaaacttaaaaatggTAGAGTTTGGTGTATTGGACCTTTGTCCCTTTGTAACAAGGACAGTCTAGATAAAACGCAGAGAGGGAATAAGGCGCCATTTGATGAAGAGGACAGTTTGAAGAAATGGCTTGATTCTTGGCAGCCTGAGACTGTTGTGTATGCATGTCTTGGGAGCCTGGGACGTATTACGATTGTACAATTTGTAGAACTAGCATTAGGCCTGGAAGAATCAGGTTGTCCATTTATTTTAGTCATAAAAGCAGGGGAAGGACAAGCACCAATAGAGGACTGGATAACGGAAAATGGATTTgaagaaagaacaaaagaaagaggGTTTTTGATCCGCGGTTGGGCACCACAAGTACTAATTCTATCGCACCCTGCAATTGGTGGATTCTTGACTCATTGTGGTTGGAATTCGACCCTTGAGGGAATTAGTGCTGGTGTGCCTATGATCACTTGGCCTTTATTCGCGGAGCAGTTCTTAAATGAGAGATTCTTAGTAAATGTCTTGAAGACGGGCATCAGTGTTGGATCTCAGGAAGTCGTGCATTTAGGCGAGGAAGAGAAATATAAAGTCCAAGTGAGCAAAGAAGAAGTGACTAAAGCCATAAAAGAAGTGATGGGCAAAGAGAAAGAAGGAAATAATGGGAGAAAAAGAGCCAAAGAAGTTGGAGAAATGGCAAAAAGATCTATAGAAGAAGGTGGATCTTCTCACCTCAGTTTGACACTTCTAATCAAAGAAGTACAAGAATTTCAACTTAACCAATCAGCTTACAATGAATATGCACAAGTATGCAATGTActatga